The nucleotide sequence CGCTTCAAGCCGTCAGCGAGGGACTCGCGGCAGCCGTAAAGGTTGTCGAACTTCGACTTGGTGACCGAGTCGTTGACGTTGATGGCCGGGACGCGGAGCTTGCCCTTCTCCATCATCTGGTAGAGGCGGTGCACGCCGGTGGTGGTCTCCTCGGAGACGCCGCGCCATTCCTTGGCGATCGTCGTCCACTTGAGCGGGTCCTCCTTGTGGACCTTCTTGAGCAGGTTCTTGATGACCTGCTCCTCGTGGGAACCGGACGGGGTGTTGACCCAGTCGCTGCCCTCTTCGAGCTCGCAACCCTTGTGGATCAGGAGGGTGACGTCGCCGCCGTCATCGACGACGAGCTGCGGGCCCTTGCCACCCGGGAAGGTCACGGCCTTCAGGGTGAGGTCCCAGTATTCCTCGAGCGTCTCGCCCTTCCAGGCGAAGACGGGCGTGCCGGTCGCCGCGATGGCCGCGGCGGCGTGGTCCTGCGTCGAGAAGATGTTGCACGAGGCCCAGCGGACGTCGGCGCCGAGGCCCTTGAGGGTCTCGATCAGGACGGCCGTCTGGATCGTCATGTGCAGCGAGCCGGTGACGCGCACGCCCTTGAGGGGCTGCGACGGACCGAACTTTTTGCGGACGGAGACGAGGCCGGGCATCTCATGCTCGGCGACGGAGATCTCCTTGCGACCCCACTCGGCCAGGGTGATGTCCTTGACGTGGTAGTCGTTGGTCGGAGCGGGGGAAGTGGTGGTGGGCATGGTGGCGGGTTACTTGATGGCGGCGCGCAGGAGGGCGGCCTTGTTGGTCTGTTCCCAGGGGAGGCCGCTCTTGCCAAAGTGACCGTAATTGGTCGTCTGGCGGTAGATCGGGCGGAGCAGGTTGAGCTCGCTGACGATGTCGGCGGGCTTGAAGCTGAAGGTCTTGGTCACAGCCGCCGTGATCTGCTCGTCGGAGATGCCGAGCTTGGCGGTGCCGAAGGTCTCGACGCGGACGGAGACCGGCTGCGGGTGGCCAATGGCGTAGGCGAACTGGATCTCGGCGTGGGTGGCCAGGCCGGCCGCCACGATGTTCTTGGCGACCCAGCGGCCCATGTAGGCGGCGGAACGGTCGACCTTGGACGGATCCTTGCCCGAGAAGGCGCCGCCGCCGTGGCGGCCCCACCCGCCGTAAGTGTCG is from Lacunisphaera limnophila and encodes:
- the ahcY gene encoding adenosylhomocysteinase, encoding MPTTTSPAPTNDYHVKDITLAEWGRKEISVAEHEMPGLVSVRKKFGPSQPLKGVRVTGSLHMTIQTAVLIETLKGLGADVRWASCNIFSTQDHAAAAIAATGTPVFAWKGETLEEYWDLTLKAVTFPGGKGPQLVVDDGGDVTLLIHKGCELEEGSDWVNTPSGSHEEQVIKNLLKKVHKEDPLKWTTIAKEWRGVSEETTTGVHRLYQMMEKGKLRVPAINVNDSVTKSKFDNLYGCRESLADGLKRATDVMIAGKVACVCGYGDVGKGSAFSLKGFGARVIVTEIDPINALQAAMEGFEVNTIESTLGTADIYVTTTGNKDIITLEHMRAMKDQAIVCNIGHFDNEIQIDRLNTSDAKRVTIKPQYDLYTFPKGNSIYMLAEGRLVNLGCATGHPSFVMSNSFTNQTLAQLDLWKNKDSYKVGVYRLPKHLDEEVARLHLEKIGAKLTVLSKAQAEYLGVPVEGPYKPEHYRY